The Mycolicibacterium mageritense genome contains a region encoding:
- a CDS encoding ABC transporter permease: MSTQIDLIPAKPTTAIIGEAETATGKRRDRGVWLRMLGNDRVAAAAAVVLGLVFLTAIVGPMLVGDLATDIDLDNSNQAPFTLAHGWANVLGTDPLGRSMLARLIVASRTTLSVAVPAVVISAVVGSVIGMWAGYHRGWRETVAMRVADVIMSFPSLLLAVVVLYVFSPSAANIVLVLAITRIPVYLRTARAESAELQSRVFVDAARTFGAGATSIIMRHVVPIVLPTLLTVATLDFCYVMLAESSLSFLGIGIQPPDISWGLMVSQGRTYLHTAWWLSFFPGLAIVITTVSATILAAWARIATDPGQRWRLTVPQNRLSRFAKTGKALS, translated from the coding sequence ATGAGCACGCAGATCGACCTGATTCCGGCCAAACCCACGACGGCGATCATCGGTGAGGCCGAAACCGCCACCGGCAAGCGGCGCGATCGCGGGGTATGGCTCCGGATGCTGGGCAACGACCGGGTCGCGGCCGCCGCGGCCGTGGTGCTTGGCCTGGTCTTCCTGACCGCGATCGTCGGTCCCATGCTGGTCGGCGATCTCGCCACCGACATCGACCTGGACAACTCCAATCAGGCGCCGTTCACGCTCGCGCACGGCTGGGCCAACGTGCTCGGCACGGACCCGCTGGGGCGCAGCATGCTGGCGCGGCTCATCGTCGCGAGCCGCACCACACTGTCGGTAGCCGTTCCGGCCGTGGTGATCTCGGCCGTGGTCGGCTCGGTGATCGGCATGTGGGCCGGCTACCACCGGGGCTGGCGCGAGACCGTGGCCATGCGGGTGGCCGACGTCATCATGAGCTTCCCGTCGCTCCTGCTGGCCGTGGTGGTGCTGTATGTGTTCTCGCCCAGCGCGGCCAATATCGTGCTGGTGCTGGCCATCACGCGCATCCCGGTCTACCTGCGCACCGCCCGCGCCGAGTCCGCCGAGCTGCAGAGCCGTGTGTTCGTCGACGCGGCCCGCACGTTCGGGGCGGGTGCGACGTCGATCATCATGCGCCACGTCGTGCCGATCGTGCTGCCGACGCTGCTGACGGTCGCGACCCTCGACTTCTGCTACGTCATGCTCGCGGAGAGTTCGCTGAGCTTCCTGGGCATCGGCATCCAGCCGCCTGACATCAGCTGGGGCCTCATGGTTTCCCAGGGCCGCACGTATCTCCACACCGCGTGGTGGCTGTCGTTCTTCCCCGGCCTGGCCATCGTGATCACCACGGTGTCGGCGACGATCCTCGCCGCGTGGGCCCGCATCGCGACCGACCCGGGCCAGCGCTGGCGGCTCACCGTGCCCCAGAACCGCTTGTCCCGCTTCGCCAAGACCGGAAAGGCCCTCTCATGA
- a CDS encoding ABC transporter ATP-binding protein — translation MSEQLLEVRGLRKSFRVGKNRLTALDGIDLDLARGETLGLVGESGCGKSTLARTLMMLERPDAGSVTFDGIDPFSLRGKELLKFRRRVQMVFQDPYASLNSRMTAGDIISEPWRTHKTLYPNRKDRELRMRGLLDMVGLGAKAADKYPQEFSGGQRQRIGIARALALDPDVIICDEPVSALDLSVQAQVLNLLNDLQQELKISYLFISHDLSVVRHVADRVTVMYLGRMIESGRTEDVYRSPAHPYTAALMSAAPKLDAADRGDRILLSGEVPSPLNPPSGCRFRTRCWQATEICATHEPAAHDDSGHVAECHHPLQPAVPVSA, via the coding sequence ATGTCTGAGCAACTGCTAGAGGTCCGTGGCCTGCGCAAGTCATTCCGGGTGGGCAAGAACCGGCTCACCGCGCTCGACGGCATCGACCTCGACCTGGCCCGGGGTGAAACGTTGGGTCTGGTGGGGGAGTCTGGTTGCGGAAAGTCCACGCTCGCACGCACATTGATGATGCTAGAACGTCCCGATGCGGGGTCGGTGACCTTCGACGGCATCGATCCCTTCAGCCTGCGCGGCAAGGAGCTCTTGAAGTTCCGCCGCCGCGTGCAGATGGTGTTCCAGGATCCCTACGCGTCGCTGAACTCCCGGATGACGGCGGGCGACATCATCTCCGAGCCCTGGCGCACCCACAAGACCCTGTACCCGAATCGTAAGGACCGCGAGCTGCGCATGCGTGGGCTGCTCGACATGGTCGGGCTCGGTGCCAAGGCGGCCGACAAGTATCCGCAGGAATTCTCCGGCGGCCAGCGCCAGCGCATCGGCATCGCCAGGGCCCTGGCGCTGGACCCCGATGTCATCATCTGCGACGAACCCGTTTCGGCGCTGGACCTTTCGGTGCAGGCGCAGGTACTCAACCTGCTCAACGATCTGCAACAGGAACTGAAGATCTCCTACCTCTTCATATCGCACGACCTTTCGGTGGTGCGGCACGTGGCGGACCGTGTGACGGTGATGTACCTGGGCCGCATGATCGAAAGCGGCCGCACCGAGGACGTGTACCGCAGCCCCGCGCATCCCTACACCGCGGCGCTGATGTCGGCGGCACCGAAACTGGACGCCGCGGACCGCGGCGACCGCATCCTGCTGAGCGGCGAGGTACCGTCACCGCTGAATCCGCCCTCGGGCTGCCGGTTCCGAACGCGATGCTGGCAGGCGACCGAGATCTGCGCGACGCACGAGCCCGCCGCGCACGACGACTCGGGGCATGTCGCCGAATGCCACCATCCCCTGCAGCCGGCCGTGCCGGTCTCGGCGTGA
- a CDS encoding ABC transporter ATP-binding protein has product MVDQAALQVEGMCVDIRTITGTVRAVDNVSFSAHRGETLALLGESGCGKSMTATALVGLLEPVARVSAGSARLGDVELFSADRKKRREIAGTELAIVFQDALTALNPLYTVGTQLAEPFRIHQGMSAKDAKRKAVELMARVGIPQPESRLNSYPHQFSGGMRQRLLIAMAVALNPSVLIADEPTTALDVTVQAQIMALLRDLRTEYHMAVVLITHDLALVAEEADRVAVMYAGQIVETGPVSEVFSDPRHPYTKGLLSSVPVHAVRGETLKSIGGSPPDLHSIPAGCVYQARCPLAREICTTTRPELRGDGRRSACHFPEETAVRTRGGEIADV; this is encoded by the coding sequence ATGGTGGACCAGGCCGCCCTGCAGGTGGAGGGCATGTGCGTCGACATCCGCACCATCACCGGCACCGTCCGCGCGGTCGACAACGTGAGCTTCTCGGCGCACCGCGGCGAAACCCTCGCCCTGCTGGGCGAATCCGGCTGCGGCAAGTCCATGACCGCGACCGCGCTTGTCGGCCTGCTCGAGCCGGTGGCCAGGGTGTCGGCCGGTTCGGCCAGGCTCGGCGACGTCGAACTGTTCAGCGCCGACCGCAAGAAGCGCCGCGAGATCGCGGGCACCGAACTGGCCATCGTGTTCCAGGACGCGCTCACGGCCCTCAATCCGCTCTACACCGTGGGAACCCAACTGGCCGAGCCGTTCCGGATCCACCAGGGCATGAGCGCCAAGGACGCCAAACGCAAGGCTGTCGAACTCATGGCTCGCGTCGGGATCCCGCAGCCCGAGTCGCGGCTCAACTCGTACCCGCATCAGTTCTCCGGCGGTATGCGCCAGCGCCTACTGATCGCGATGGCGGTCGCGCTCAACCCCAGCGTGCTGATCGCCGACGAACCCACCACAGCGCTCGACGTCACGGTGCAGGCCCAGATCATGGCCCTGCTGCGGGATCTGCGCACCGAGTACCACATGGCCGTCGTGCTCATCACGCACGACCTGGCACTGGTGGCCGAGGAGGCCGACCGGGTCGCCGTGATGTACGCCGGGCAGATCGTCGAGACCGGGCCGGTGTCAGAGGTTTTCAGTGACCCCAGGCACCCGTACACCAAAGGGCTGCTGAGTTCGGTGCCCGTGCACGCGGTGCGCGGCGAGACCCTCAAGTCGATCGGCGGCTCGCCACCGGACCTGCACTCGATCCCGGCCGGCTGCGTGTACCAGGCGCGGTGCCCGCTGGCCCGGGAGATCTGCACCACCACTCGGCCCGAGCTGCGCGGCGACGGCCGGCGCAGTGCTTGCCATTTCCCGGAGGAAACTGCGGTCCGCACGCGAGGAGGAGAAATTGCAGATGTCTGA
- a CDS encoding ABC transporter permease, producing MFPFLRRRMYTSALPLIIVLLGVFLLARLTGDPTNLYLPESATAEQRAEFAASHGFDAPLLTQMADYFRGVIHLDFGTSLRTGESASEMALRAFPATLQLAFTTMILAIIGAVIIGCWAAYRPNSLADRFSSLLSMTAASIPDFWFAITGVWLFAVLLGWLPTSGVDSGVLSWILPVATLMIRPLGVLTQVVRGAMVSALSAPYIRLARSKGAGDLRVVSHHALRNAAAPALTVAGDLAVGLINGAVVVEAIFGWPGIGKLMIDAILQRDFAVLQAAVLLTAVSIFVLNIVIDACYALLDARVREPARV from the coding sequence ATGTTCCCATTCCTCCGGCGCCGGATGTACACGAGCGCCCTGCCGTTGATCATCGTGCTGCTGGGTGTGTTCCTGCTGGCCCGGCTGACCGGTGACCCCACCAACCTGTACCTGCCGGAATCGGCGACCGCCGAACAGCGCGCCGAGTTCGCCGCATCGCACGGATTCGACGCTCCGCTGCTCACCCAGATGGCCGACTACTTCCGGGGCGTCATCCACCTCGACTTCGGCACGTCGCTGCGCACCGGGGAATCGGCGTCCGAGATGGCGCTGCGCGCTTTCCCGGCCACGCTTCAACTGGCCTTCACCACAATGATTCTGGCGATCATCGGCGCCGTGATCATCGGTTGCTGGGCGGCGTACCGGCCGAACTCGTTGGCCGACCGCTTCTCCAGCCTGCTGTCGATGACAGCGGCCTCCATCCCGGACTTCTGGTTCGCGATCACCGGGGTGTGGCTTTTCGCGGTGCTGCTGGGCTGGCTGCCGACCTCGGGTGTGGACAGCGGTGTGCTGTCCTGGATCCTGCCGGTCGCGACCCTGATGATCCGTCCGCTCGGCGTGCTCACCCAGGTGGTGCGCGGCGCCATGGTCTCGGCACTGTCCGCGCCCTACATCCGGCTCGCCCGGAGCAAGGGCGCAGGCGACCTGCGGGTGGTCAGCCATCACGCCCTGCGCAACGCGGCCGCACCCGCTCTGACGGTGGCAGGCGATCTCGCGGTCGGCCTGATCAACGGTGCGGTGGTGGTCGAGGCCATCTTCGGCTGGCCCGGCATCGGCAAGCTCATGATCGACGCGATCCTGCAACGCGACTTCGCGGTGCTCCAGGCGGCCGTACTGCTCACGGCCGTCAGCATTTTCGTCCTCAACATCGTCATCGACGCCTGCTACGCGCTACTCGACGCGCGGGTGCGGGAACCGGCCAGGGTTTAG